In the Kaistella sp. 97-N-M2 genome, one interval contains:
- a CDS encoding dienelactone hydrolase family protein, giving the protein MIKSLLLTAAIMGSSTLFSQKLSSVSYQDGTQKLNGLVTSNAGKKLPAVLILPAWKGIDEEAKTAALKLEKAGYIAFIADIYGEGNYPKDNAEAGKTAGYYKQNYEAYQKRIALALEQLKKSGALPDKIAVIGYCFGGTGALEVARANMQVVGTVSIHGGLGKDSARKNGPISTKILVENGADDEGVTQENYNALVAEMKEGKADWQIITYANSKHTFTNPESPDYNPVMARRAWEHTMMFLNEILK; this is encoded by the coding sequence ATGATCAAATCACTTTTGTTAACTGCAGCAATTATGGGTTCAAGCACATTATTCAGTCAAAAACTTTCCAGCGTTTCCTATCAGGATGGAACCCAAAAACTCAATGGTCTCGTCACTTCGAATGCCGGTAAAAAACTGCCCGCCGTTTTAATTTTACCCGCCTGGAAAGGCATTGACGAAGAAGCGAAAACCGCCGCCTTAAAGTTAGAAAAAGCCGGCTATATCGCATTTATCGCGGATATTTATGGCGAAGGAAATTATCCGAAGGACAACGCGGAAGCTGGAAAAACCGCCGGATATTATAAACAAAATTACGAAGCGTACCAGAAGCGCATTGCTCTCGCCTTAGAACAGTTGAAAAAAAGCGGCGCCTTGCCCGATAAAATCGCGGTGATCGGCTATTGTTTTGGCGGAACAGGAGCTTTGGAAGTTGCCAGAGCAAATATGCAGGTTGTAGGAACCGTCTCTATTCATGGTGGTTTGGGAAAAGATTCGGCGCGGAAGAACGGACCAATTTCCACCAAAATTTTAGTTGAAAACGGCGCTGATGACGAAGGGGTAACGCAGGAAAATTATAATGCGTTGGTCGCAGAAATGAAAGAGGGAAAAGCAGACTGGCAAATTATTACGTACGCCAATTCCAAACACACTTTCACAAATCCGGAGTCGCCAGATTATAATCCCGTGATGGCGAGGAGAGCTTGGGAACATACGATGATGTTTTTGAACGAGATTTTAAAGTAA
- a CDS encoding cupin domain-containing protein, with product MSKYKIQKSPFVVPTTDGKLIEEIWGNSTGNSGISIAHMVAPPNWSEPFQTPEFDEFTYIIKGKKQFEIDGETVVLESGQSILIQKGARVRYSNPFENPCDYLAICVPAFSMDLVNRE from the coding sequence ATGTCGAAATATAAAATTCAAAAATCGCCGTTCGTTGTTCCGACCACCGACGGAAAACTCATCGAAGAAATCTGGGGAAATTCTACCGGAAATTCAGGGATCTCAATTGCCCACATGGTGGCGCCACCCAATTGGAGTGAACCTTTTCAGACGCCGGAATTTGATGAGTTCACCTACATCATCAAAGGAAAAAAACAGTTTGAAATAGACGGTGAAACCGTGGTTCTGGAATCTGGACAGAGTATTCTCATCCAAAAAGGCGCCCGCGTTCGGTACAGCAACCCTTTTGAAAATCCGTGCGATTATCTAGCCATCTGTGTGCCCGCTTTTTCTATGGACTTGGTCAACCGCGAGTAG
- a CDS encoding HAD family phosphatase, with amino-acid sequence MAIKNIIFDFGGVLMDWNPRYFFKDYFNDEERMEHFLKNIATDEWNAEQDRGRSLAEGTEFQVAKHPEWEKELRAYYDNWTSMLLRDIPENVAVLRKLENSGYELFGLTNWSAETFIYALDNYDFFQIFKDKIVVSGTEKLIKPDPEIWTVLLNRYKIIAEESVFIDDNAKNIEVAKSLGFICVHVQEATDLEKELRELGVEF; translated from the coding sequence ATGGCTATTAAAAATATTATTTTCGATTTCGGTGGCGTGCTGATGGACTGGAATCCGCGATACTTCTTCAAAGATTATTTTAACGATGAGGAAAGGATGGAACATTTCCTGAAAAACATTGCTACTGACGAATGGAATGCAGAGCAGGACCGCGGCAGATCTCTGGCTGAAGGCACGGAGTTTCAGGTAGCGAAACATCCGGAATGGGAAAAAGAACTGCGCGCGTATTATGATAACTGGACGAGCATGTTGCTGCGTGATATTCCCGAAAATGTGGCAGTTTTGCGTAAACTGGAAAATTCCGGATACGAACTTTTTGGCTTAACGAACTGGTCTGCGGAAACCTTTATTTATGCTTTGGATAACTACGATTTCTTCCAAATTTTCAAGGATAAAATCGTAGTTTCTGGGACAGAAAAACTAATCAAACCAGATCCTGAAATTTGGACTGTTTTATTGAACCGTTATAAAATTATAGCTGAAGAATCCGTGTTTATCGATGATAATGCGAAGAATATCGAAGTGGCGAAAAGCTTAGGATTTATCTGTGTTCATGTACAAGAAGCTACCGATCTGGAAAAAGAGTTGAGGGAGTTGGGTGTGGAATTTTAG
- a CDS encoding Na+/H+ antiporter NhaC family protein, with amino-acid sequence MSTTTGSFRSILPLLLFVGVFLGFGIYNDDFYALPSPIAAFVGIVTAFFLLKGKVNDKIDTFLKGCGDGKILTMCMIYLLAGAFATVSKATGSVDTIVNLGLNYISPAYFPVGIFLIASFLSFASGTSVGSIVTLGPIVIDLAEKSGSPLGLVGAALLSGAMFGDNLSVISDTTIAATQSLGCEMKDKFRANFKLALPAAIVAVIILLLIGFNQETTSVIIEEKDFNILLVLPYLLVITLSIIGINVFVVLFSGLLFAGLLGIGTGVFGLMDFAQNTYEGFTEMTEIFLLSLLTGGLAALVEKAGGINFLLRNINKIITSQKTALLGIGGLVTVANFCVANNTIAILISGKVSKEITEKYGLKPQESASILDIFACYVQGIIPYGAQILILISLSHFTMGYIELIANSFYLHLLLIITLVSIFLKKKTTSLQPEKLSNGY; translated from the coding sequence ATGTCTACAACTACCGGTTCCTTCCGTTCCATTTTACCTTTACTCCTTTTCGTAGGAGTTTTTTTAGGCTTCGGAATTTATAACGACGATTTTTATGCTTTGCCCTCCCCGATCGCGGCTTTTGTAGGTATCGTGACGGCATTTTTTCTTTTAAAAGGAAAGGTAAATGATAAGATCGATACTTTTCTGAAAGGTTGTGGTGATGGCAAAATTCTCACCATGTGCATGATTTACCTATTGGCGGGCGCCTTCGCTACGGTTTCCAAAGCAACAGGAAGTGTCGATACCATCGTTAATTTAGGTTTAAATTATATTTCACCGGCTTATTTTCCCGTCGGTATTTTCCTGATCGCCTCTTTTCTCTCTTTTGCATCAGGAACCTCCGTGGGTTCTATTGTAACCTTAGGGCCCATTGTGATTGATCTTGCGGAGAAAAGCGGATCGCCGCTGGGTTTGGTTGGTGCAGCACTTTTATCCGGTGCCATGTTTGGGGATAATCTATCTGTAATTTCAGACACCACCATCGCAGCCACGCAAAGTTTGGGTTGCGAAATGAAAGATAAATTTCGCGCTAACTTTAAATTGGCGCTGCCGGCGGCGATTGTGGCAGTCATCATTCTTCTTCTTATTGGTTTTAATCAGGAAACGACGTCTGTTATTATCGAAGAAAAAGATTTTAATATTCTTCTCGTTCTTCCCTATTTGCTCGTTATCACGCTGTCGATCATCGGCATCAATGTTTTTGTTGTTCTTTTCTCAGGTCTGCTCTTCGCTGGGCTTTTGGGCATCGGCACGGGTGTTTTTGGACTGATGGATTTTGCCCAAAATACGTATGAAGGTTTTACCGAAATGACCGAAATTTTTCTACTTAGTCTACTCACAGGCGGTTTAGCGGCCTTAGTGGAAAAAGCAGGCGGCATTAATTTCCTCTTGAGAAATATTAATAAAATTATCACTTCGCAGAAAACAGCGCTACTGGGAATTGGCGGTTTGGTAACCGTGGCCAATTTCTGTGTTGCCAATAACACGATCGCTATTTTAATTTCTGGAAAAGTTTCGAAAGAAATCACAGAAAAATATGGTTTAAAGCCACAGGAAAGCGCTTCTATTCTCGACATCTTCGCATGTTATGTTCAGGGGATTATTCCTTATGGCGCGCAGATTTTAATTTTAATTTCGTTAAGTCATTTTACAATGGGCTATATCGAACTTATTGCAAATTCGTTTTATCTGCATCTGCTTCTAATCATTACGCTTGTTTCGATCTTTTTAAAAAAGAAAACTACATCATTACAACCTGAAAAATTAAGTAATGGCTATTAA
- a CDS encoding type I restriction enzyme HsdR N-terminal domain-containing protein, with product MELPKLNFKETYNFEIKRDKDKFFIYDLVRRSWLLMTPEEWVRQHWVHYFHFEKGRNLSSLILEKKLLLNGTTKRIDLLVTEKTVAKILVECKAPAIKLTENTFEQTARYNSILQAEEIILSNGLQHIFAKFSDKGYEFCPFEF from the coding sequence ATGGAACTGCCGAAACTGAATTTTAAAGAGACTTATAATTTTGAGATCAAGAGAGACAAAGATAAGTTTTTTATTTATGATTTGGTGCGCAGATCCTGGCTGCTGATGACGCCGGAAGAATGGGTACGACAACATTGGGTGCATTATTTTCACTTCGAAAAGGGCCGGAATTTATCATCCCTTATCCTGGAAAAAAAGCTGCTTTTAAACGGAACGACGAAGCGCATCGATCTTTTGGTCACGGAAAAAACGGTAGCGAAAATTTTGGTGGAATGTAAGGCGCCCGCCATCAAACTCACGGAAAATACTTTCGAACAAACGGCGCGATACAACTCCATTTTACAAGCAGAAGAGATTATTCTGAGTAATGGTTTGCAGCATATTTTTGCGAAGTTCAGCGACAAAGGGTACGAGTTTTGTCCATTTGAATTTTAA
- the holA gene encoding DNA polymerase III subunit delta — translation MKELDLILKNIKNKELLPIYFFHGEEPYFMDVALKSFENDFLEEDEKAFNQTVVYGKDTTFSDVLSLARQFPMMGDKQVIILKEAQEIKMIEKEAEALKAYAENPVPSTLLVIAYKYKKVDARKSFAKILSKNKMLFLSEKIKDYEVAKWIQAEMTKLSFKTKPHIPTLLSDYLGTDLSRISNELQKLKMILKEGETIDEKMIESHIGISKDFNIFELIKALGKKDAANSFKIAHYLGKAPKQNAFPMMVGNLYNFFSNLVIFHTMKGASPQAQASALGINPYFIASFTEAARFYNLKHCTRIISILREMDLKSKGLGAVNMTESELLKEMVYKILNVDKYKVKT, via the coding sequence ATGAAAGAATTAGATTTAATCCTCAAAAATATCAAAAATAAAGAGCTTTTGCCTATTTATTTTTTTCATGGCGAAGAACCTTACTTCATGGATGTGGCACTGAAATCTTTTGAAAACGATTTTCTGGAGGAAGACGAAAAAGCTTTTAACCAAACGGTGGTTTACGGCAAAGACACTACTTTTTCCGACGTGCTTTCCCTTGCGCGCCAGTTTCCTATGATGGGCGACAAACAGGTGATTATTTTGAAAGAAGCGCAGGAAATCAAAATGATCGAAAAAGAAGCCGAAGCCTTAAAAGCCTACGCCGAAAATCCTGTTCCCTCCACGCTTTTGGTCATCGCCTACAAATATAAAAAAGTAGATGCCCGAAAAAGTTTCGCCAAAATTCTTTCCAAAAACAAAATGCTTTTCCTCAGCGAGAAAATTAAGGATTATGAGGTCGCAAAATGGATTCAAGCTGAAATGACGAAGCTTTCCTTCAAGACCAAACCTCACATTCCAACTTTGCTTTCGGACTATTTGGGCACCGATCTGTCCCGTATTTCCAACGAGTTGCAGAAGCTGAAGATGATTTTGAAAGAGGGCGAAACCATCGACGAAAAAATGATCGAAAGCCACATTGGCATCAGCAAGGACTTTAATATTTTCGAACTCATCAAAGCTCTGGGCAAAAAAGATGCGGCAAACTCCTTTAAAATCGCGCATTATCTCGGCAAGGCACCGAAACAGAATGCTTTCCCCATGATGGTCGGAAATCTCTACAACTTCTTTTCAAATCTGGTTATTTTTCATACGATGAAAGGCGCTTCGCCGCAAGCGCAGGCTTCGGCTCTGGGCATAAATCCCTATTTTATTGCCAGTTTTACGGAAGCGGCGCGGTTTTACAACCTGAAACACTGCACCCGAATTATTTCCATACTGCGCGAAATGGATCTTAAAAGCAAAGGTCTGGGCGCGGTGAATATGACGGAAAGCGAACTTTTGAAGGAAATGGTGTACAAAATCCTGAACGTCGACAAATATAAAGTTAAGACGTAA
- the trxB gene encoding thioredoxin-disulfide reductase: MEDNILDCVIVGSGPSGFTAAIYAARADLKPQLYTGLEPGGQLTTTTEVDNFPGYPDGVTGPAMMMDLQKQAERFDTKVHYEMITKTQFSTEVGGVHKLWAGNKEIFAKSVIISTGATAKYLGLDDEKKYSGGGVSACATCDGFFYKGKDVIVVGAGDTAAEEATYLAKLVNKVTVLVRKDHFRASKAMIHRVSNTPNIEVKFNHELTGIEGENSLVERGVVINNITKETSTIDVHGIFIAIGHTPNTTIFKDQIDLDENGYIQTIPGSTKTNLPGVFAAGDVQDHMYRQAITAAGSGCMAAMDAEKYLAELV, translated from the coding sequence ATGGAAGACAATATTTTAGACTGTGTTATCGTAGGTTCCGGTCCCTCCGGATTTACCGCCGCAATTTATGCCGCCCGTGCAGACCTTAAACCTCAACTTTACACCGGCCTCGAACCCGGCGGACAGTTAACCACCACAACCGAAGTGGATAACTTTCCCGGCTATCCCGACGGCGTTACAGGTCCCGCAATGATGATGGATCTGCAAAAACAAGCCGAACGTTTCGATACCAAAGTTCATTACGAAATGATCACAAAAACCCAATTTTCCACGGAAGTGGGCGGCGTTCATAAGTTGTGGGCGGGGAACAAAGAAATTTTCGCAAAATCAGTCATTATTTCTACAGGCGCTACCGCAAAATATTTAGGTCTGGATGACGAGAAAAAATATTCCGGCGGCGGTGTTTCCGCCTGTGCAACCTGCGATGGATTTTTCTACAAAGGAAAAGATGTCATCGTTGTGGGAGCCGGCGATACTGCGGCAGAAGAAGCTACTTACCTCGCGAAATTGGTGAATAAAGTAACGGTTTTAGTGCGAAAAGATCATTTCCGCGCGTCCAAAGCCATGATCCACAGAGTGAGTAATACGCCAAATATTGAAGTTAAATTTAACCACGAATTAACCGGTATTGAAGGCGAAAACTCTTTGGTGGAAAGAGGCGTGGTGATCAACAATATTACGAAGGAAACCTCGACGATCGATGTTCACGGTATTTTTATCGCGATCGGCCATACGCCAAATACGACGATCTTTAAAGACCAAATCGATTTAGACGAAAACGGATATATCCAAACCATTCCGGGTTCCACCAAAACCAACTTGCCGGGCGTTTTTGCAGCCGGCGATGTGCAGGATCATATGTACAGACAGGCCATTACGGCGGCGGGAAGCGGTTGTATGGCGGCGATGGATGCAGAGAAATATTTGGCCGAACTTGTTTAA